Below is a window of Cytobacillus firmus DNA.
CGTAACTGGCTGCTGACTCTCTTTTTTCAAAACAGACAGATCTCCGTTTGACTCCAGGATGGCACAATCGACATCCTTAAAGGAGAATATATCCTTCTGCCTTAATAACGCCTGAAGCTCATCCAGGTCCACCCTTGCTGTTTTAAGAGCGGCTTCCATAATATTGCCTTCTTTTATAACAATCAATGGGTCACCTGTTGTAACTGACCTTCCCTGTTTCGATTTGAGGTCGATGATATCCAATGCTACGGTGTAGGCCGTCCAAACAATTAGTGCGATTACTCCATCTTTGATGGGGGTACTGTCATCCACGACAAGGTTTCCGGCGATAGACCCGATTCCGATGGCTGAAGCCCAATTGAAAAAGGTCATTTGCCCAATTTCCTTCCGCCCCATCAGCCGTGCCAGCATAAATAACACCAAAAACGAGATGGTTACACGGAGTATCGTCTCATTGACTGACATTTTAAGCC
It encodes the following:
- a CDS encoding YetF domain-containing protein, with translation MSVNETILRVTISFLVLFMLARLMGRKEIGQMTFFNWASAIGIGSIAGNLVVDDSTPIKDGVIALIVWTAYTVALDIIDLKSKQGRSVTTGDPLIVIKEGNIMEAALKTARVDLDELQALLRQKDIFSFKDVDCAILESNGDLSVLKKESQQPVTKMDLNIQSIKNVLFPLPTDVISDGKINSENLSKLHLEKSWLEMELQKANILSAEDVFFAQVQRDGTLYIDRRNK